In Setaria viridis chromosome 5, Setaria_viridis_v4.0, whole genome shotgun sequence, the genomic stretch TTCTAGTTCAGTGGAAGAATCTACTCGTTACCGCCGAGCCTGGCACCGCGTGATCGTCTAAAGAAAGGCCCCTGCTTTTCCACCctgctccaccaactccatcactAACCTATCTTTGCTTAGCTAGCCAGCCTAGCCGGCTAGCCCCCATCTATCGCGTGATAAATCCAAAACCGAAAACTAGACGTGCGGCGCCACAGTCAAGCTGAAAACACATTTGGACCAAATCTTGCGCTAATGAATTGTCAGTTCGGTAGCTTAATCATTGTCTCTCACCTAACAAGAGTAAAGCGCCGACAAATCTCATGCCGGGCATCACGTTTCTCTGCAGCAAAGGAAAATAACGCGCACCTCGACGTGACTTCGCGACTTCTACTGGCAGCAAGTGGACAAAACAAATAGAACGACTCGAAAGCAGTAATGCATTATGAACAGCCTCAAGCACATGAATTCAATCACGTAACCCAATCTTACAGACCGCCAAGAACAAGAATTACAAAGAAGAAACTAGCAAGATCAAAGAAATTTAAACcgagaagagagaaagaagggGAAGGGAACACCACCACCGACAGTCTCAGGCAAAGAATCCCAACAACTCCATTTGCAATGGAATTGGAGGACTTGGCATTCCCATCTCAGACTCACAGCAGGTAGCCCAGAACGGCGGCGAGGCCCGCGACACTCCAGCCGACGGCCCTGGCGCTGGCGGCGCCCGTGGGCGCGGAGTCGTCGGAGCCGGCGGGCCCAGAGGCGGCGTCGGAGGACCCGCCCTTCTTGGGCTTGCCCTCGGacgcggtgggcgcggcggcaggggccTTGGCCCCGAAGAGCTCCATGGGCAGGAGCACCTTGTCGACGGAGTAGACGGCGAGCGGCTTGTTGGAGTAGAGCGCGTTGCTGATGCGGACGTCGACGACGCCGGAGGAGACGTTGACCTGGTTGTTGGTGTCGGAGGTGATGTTGAGCGTGTAGGGCCCGTCCCGGCCGGAGGCCTGGGTGCGGACGGGGTTGCTGGCGGTCTGGAAGGAGTCCATGCTGTAGAACTGGGGCAGGACGTGGCCCTGCACCAGCgacacctgctgctgctgggtgaGGGAGTTGAGCGTGCCGGGCTTGAGGTTGTTGAAGGCGTTGTCGGTGGGCGCGAACACCGTGtagccgctgccgccgttgCCGAAGGAGCTGTTGAGCTGGCTGTTGAGCTGCGTGTCCTGCTGCGTCTCCTTCATCAGCCGCATGAACGTCGTGTACTGCCCGCCCTTCTCCAGGATCGCCGTCACGTTGGGGGGcccgctcggcgccgccgcggggcccggCGCCTGCGCCAGCGCCGCGGGAACCACCGCCAGCGCcaggaacgccgccgccgccacggcgatgCGCCTCGCCATTATGGGTTGTGTGGGCTGCTGCGGAGCGCGGCGGTGTAAGGTCGACTAGCTGGTGGTGAGCGTAGAGTAGCGTAGTGTGCTATCGGTAGAGAGGCTAGAGCGGTGGGGTAGGTTGATatagggaggcggaggcggagcggggctgTGTGGGGTAGAGCTTCATGGCTGGAGCTGAGCTGGTTGTGGGGCGTACTGAGCGGTGGTTGCCCCGGTGGTTACGaccggcgggggcgcgcggAATAAGGGAACATGCGTGCGCGCCGATCCGATGGAGACTACGAGAACGAACGAGAGGGCCCGGCTCCGGCTCGGCCCCGCGCGCGgcgaggggtggtggtggtctggtggaaATGGATAGAGCTCGCAGAAGGAGCCGTGTTACTGTCTGTCAGTTCGCGCGCTGCACGGCGGCGGTGAACGATGATTAATGGCGGTGGCCGTTGCGGCGGCGAATTCTCCGCGGCTGATGATGTGACGTCGACGCGTGAACGGCGGCGGCACACGGGATGACGGGACAAGTGTTTCCCGCTGGGGTCGTGTCGTAACTGATGCTAATTCGGACGAGGACAGGTTGGGTAAAATTATGGACGTGCCCTGTGTTCCTTGAGTGAGGCTGTGTACATTACACGCATGTGGCTCAGTGGCTGCCAGTACGGTTGCGCACGCGCACAGCCAGCAAGCTGGATGAAAATCTCGATGGGCACGATCTGTTGACTTTGGCATACCAAGGATTGTAACGGTCATCAGACTTATTAAgcgattatttttttatttaaagaaTCAGATGAAGTACTGTACTCGATATGCGGGGGGGAAAAAGAAACGTGCAGCTGTCAGACGAAAAGGATCTGCTCTCCACGCACACCGCTCCTCGTCGGTTCACCGGACATGTTTATTTGGCTGTCCGTTGCGGCAAAATCGTTGCTGGTCTGGAAGCTGACCCGGATAGATGGTATACGGCGAGACCGCGAGAACATGATCGGAGGCACGCAGCCGCGTAACCAACTGGCCGATTGATAAACAAATCTCCCACGCTACCCGCGGAACATGATTGGCACAGCTACTGTACGGGGGCTTTGAGTATTGTTTTGCTGCTCCAGTTGCGAGTTAGTAGCATTTTATTTTGCAATCAGATACGGTGATGGAGAAAGCGTTAAGCGTTTGGTATGTTGCCGAAGGTCCAAAACTGCAAGCTCCCGATTCGAGAGCGAGCTAGCACCACAGTTAATCAGTTATTTTTGAAAACGGCGACTTCTAAACCAAAGCTCGACCGATCTAGatagaaagaaaggaggaggaagatttgTCCTCGACGGTCGATGCAAGTATTTCATAATTTCAATGACTGGAGATGGAGTTCAACACAGATGAACAAATGATTAAATTGACGTCTAGGAGCATTGATGGTGCGGTTACaccatactccctctgtcccacaAAGACTGtccgtttagaaaattttagatgaGATAGTAGTAAAAGTCCAAAGTATCcataataactcttcttaatcggatggattactgagtagaattaattatacATGCACGCTTGCTGTAATTATCGGAactattagccttccttatttaaCGAGTCTGGCTCGATCATCGATGGTGGAAGTAAGCCATCGATGTTGGAAGTAAACGATCACTTCATTAGTTGGGTTAGAAAGTATTATGAGGATTTTTATTGGATTGTCTAAAAATTATATGGATACTCTTTAACAAGTTTTGAAGGCTAAACAAAGTAGTCATGCGTTCGTGGGACGCAGACGATCAACCAACCGCGAGACACACGTTTTGGACCGTGGGTGCGTTTACGATCGGTCGAGCTGGTTGCCACTGACCCGATCTGTCAGGTGGACAGGATCCCGGCACCGGACGGGGAGGCAGTAGTTGATCAGATAGCGATCGATGTGGATCGGTGGGTCCGAGCATGCAAAACAAAGCTGGCGGCAGCATCACACGCATGCACATGCTCAGTCCGATTATGCAAGTTCGTTAGGGCATTTTTGGGGTCGGGCCGGGGTGTCAaactgatgctgctgctgcctgctgggaCACTACTGCTCCCTGCTCTGCTGTGACCTCTGAATTCCCTCTCGCGAATTAAAGAGAAACCGGGGCTGGTTCGTCATCTCCACGAGCTGGAGCCCGTTCGCTGCGTTGGAAGCCATCATGGACACGCGCGCAAGCACGCGCCAGAAAACACCGACCAGCAGGGACAACAATGATGCCGACGTGCATGTCTCCATGCTGTGTCCAGCCTTTTTCTGTTTTGCAGCGAGCGCCCAAATGCCCAATGCTTCTTCGGCTCTGCCAAACAGGAAGGTCGCATGAACGATAAGCCATGCCTGCCTGCTCAAACTTTGATGCCGTGCGTTGGTCGTCGGACTACGGTGTTTGTTGGAAATGACCCTTGGTGTACCGTGGAGTAGATTGGAGTCGCTCGGTACGGTTCGCAACCTGGCATACGTGTCGTGTACACCAGCCAGCAGGCCAATGACAGCAGACATTACCAATTTATTACCATGTCCATGAGGGCACAATGATTGAAAAACATCGGTTGGCTGGAACTGCACAGAAAACGAAGCTACTGCTACTGGATCCTAGCGCAGAAAGAGGGGGAAATAAACGGAGAAAATTCGCGAGTTCTCtttcgaaaaagaaaagaaaattcctGAGTAAGGGTTGCATTTGCATGAGGAGGGAAACAACccaatttactttttttttgagaccCAATTTACAACACGGGCTAGACCAGTCTGGGCCTCTTAGGAAGAACAAAGGGCCCACAACAGGCACAGCAGTTCCGTGAAAAATGTCGGCCCATTTAACCAATTGCTCGTTTTTGTTTCAGGAAGTAAATTGCTCCTTTTTGGGGGGCTTTACTTTTTGAGGTAAACAGCAATTGGCAAATGCGAGAACTCTCCAAAGCGCGAGAAGTTACATCCCCACATCTGCAATTACTCCAGGCGACTATATTGCATTGAAATATAATCCATCCACCCGAATTCGATCATCAGTCATGTCAACATCGACTTGTCCTTGCATAAACATCAGCTCAAATATTGCGACGGAGATGCTTCACTGTATCATTCCTCTCTTCAAACAAAACACACCAATTCAATTACTTTTAGACCCTGTTTGGACCATGGAATTGAATACCATTCTACTGATCATAATTTAgaaacaaattaattaagctaatataattgtacgtGGAACgtatttgtatattattattgacgatatgggagagatacttatgtgctgcacttctgctacagggaagcgagtccaagaacgtgctataagaattaaattccattctaataatcataatctatagaatcaatttccatctcccaccccataaatttaagataggcttatatctaaactttggaaagttgtggaatgccacattccaagataaattagcctgatccattaagtagattccaattccttcaaaatgaagggatccaaacggaaCCTTACATGTCAGCTCCTAATTCAATCGCCAATCTACTCCTCGTGTTGATGCACTGGCACATTATTCTTCACGGGCATATAGCTAACATAAAAATTGAGTAGAATTATCGCTAAACTTCATGAGATGACATCGTGGTTTTGTCCCATAGAACAAAGCAAGTGAAAACACGACTGGACATGAATGTTCCGGATTTTAGAGCAAAATGGATTCATTTGGGTGGAGAAGATGATGGGCGACGGGGTGGAAAGAGATCAGATTGGACATGGTTTACGCATGCGTGCATTCGATTACGCATCACGCCGAATGCGTAGCTGAAACAGAGACGATTACGCATGCCTGTATTCGATTACGCGTCACCCGAGTGCGTAACGCATCGCCTTACAGCGTAGCTTTGCCACCTTTTGTTGCGTTGAGGTGCATAGAGATGGATAATACGCGGGAAATCGCCTTATTTCTATACGCGAGAACCGTAGCTAACCGGACAAACATTCAGAAAATTTGAAACTGTCCCTTCTCGAGCGAAGTCGCACTGTCGCAGCACCCAGCTCACACTCGAAAAGGGTCTGCATCATCCACCGTCCTTCCCTATTATTAATCACACTGCTACGCGGGTCCAGAAACCGTGGGACCCACCTGTCGGCGAGAGAACCTCGTCGCTGACACCTTGCTCCCCTCCGTGTTTACCACCCCCAAACCCTCTCCTCTCCGGCACCAGCCCCTTCTCCGTTGGGAAGGAAACGCGACTCAGCCAACCAGACCCAACCTAAACCCCCCCGTCGAGCCATCGAGGTCGACTCGTCGTCGTCTGCGCGAGCCGCGTGATGCCTCCGTCCAAGcccaagcggcggcgcggcggcgcctcctCGCGCGGCCGGAAGAAGCAGAAGCGCCTCGACGCGATACGCGacgtcgcgccgccgctgccacctcccCCGGCGcccctgggcggcggcggcggcgacgacgattCAGACGCGGAGGGCATCCGCCGCAGCACGCGGGTGCGCCGCGCGCCGGTCCTCCTCGACACATCGCCGCTCCCTTCGCCCCGCCGCAAGAggcctcgccgcggcggcggggtgagcgggagcgggagctcgCGGAGGGGGAGCCGGGGCAGGGCGCGGCACGAGGTGGATGCccgggagatggaggaggaggaggaagaggacgacgacgaggggaGTGTGGTGTGGCGCTCGCGGCTGAGGGATAGGGTTAAGGGGAAGGCCAAGCTGCAGGGGCGGGCGAGGAGCCTGTGGTTCGAAGATGAAGAGtacggggaagaggaggaggaggaggcggcggcggaggaggatgaaacggaggatgaggaagaggaggccaggacggtggtggtggacgTTCGCGAGAGGGCTGAGGACGAGGAGTCGAGCGAGGAGAGTGGAGGTTTGCAGTCGCAAGGAAGGGAACTGACGGATAGAGAGATCAATTTAACAATCGATTTGAATGTAGACGCACATGATGCAGTGGAGGGTGTCAATGTAGTAGAAAAGGAAGATGGAGAAAAAGGAGAGAAGGTTGGGGAGGAAGTGGTGCCGGCAgagcaagaggaagaggaggaaggaccAATAGTAGGTGGTACAAATGATCTAGAGGAAGGCAAGGGAGAGGAattggtggcggaggagggttTGCAGCGGGAGGAGAAAACTGAAGAGTTGGAATTGCCTGTATTGGGAGGAAACGGTAGCGACGAGTTACCTTGTGATGAGAGTAATGAGGAGGTTAGGGCCAGCAATTCAGGCGGAACTGAGCAGGTTGACATGCAAACTGAACAGATTGCAGAAGAGAGCAACCTTCCTTCTGAGCAGCATATGGAACTGGACCCGTCTGGTCCTGCTGAGCAAGAGGAAGAGGTCCAGCAGGATGAACAGACGGGTCATGTCCCAGATGTGGTATTGGCTGAGGATGGTCCAAAGGAGAGGATGCGGAAATCCCCCATTTCAGATGAAAAACGGGGAGTTAAGGTGGTTAAAGAAGGGAGAAGGTGTGGGCTCTGTGGTGGAGGGACTGATGGGAGACCACCTAAGATTGCGTTGCATGATTCTGTTGACAGTGAGAATGAAGCATACGAGGGGGCTTTGCCTTCAGAAGAGCCCAACTATGATATGTGGGACGGATTTGGTGATGATCCTGGATGGCTTGGAAGGTTGCTGGGTCCAATTCACGACCGCTTTGGCATTGCACGTGTCTGGGTTCATCAGAACTGTGCTGTTTGGAGTCCCGAGGTCTGTACCTGCAGTATACACTTTCTCATGTGTCATTTGAATATTTACCCGATGTTGCTTCGGTATTGTTGTAGTTTGGTACTGTTTTACACAGGCTGCAATGCTCTTCTCAATGCTCTTGTTTGTCATGAATTAAATTTCTCAAAATGTATGATGCACTTTATTTTTATGGATCAATATTGCTTGCTATTACTGCTGACTGAATTTGAACAGAACGTGTAGCAGGAtgaataatttaaaaatactttACTGTATTCCATGCTAGTGATACCTATGCAGGGTACTGGGGGTTTGAGAATCCAGTCTTTTCTTCCAAATTTCAGGTTTACTTTGCTGGTTTGGGGTGCTTGAGAAATGTAAGAGCTGCACTTTGCCGTGGAAGGCTTCTGAAATGCAGTCGATGTGGCAGACCTGGTGCAACTATTGGGTGTCGTGTCGATCGTTGCCCGAAAACCTACCATTTGGTAATTGAATGGTTCTCAAAACATACCCCTCCGTTCAAAAATACAATATACATTTGAAGTCAAACTTTGTAATTTTTAACCGACAACTGGTCACATTATATGCATGCTTAGTGTCTAAAAGATATACAATTAGATTCATATTTTGAAATGCTTTCACACTATATTGGTTTTTGTAGCTATAAGTGAAAT encodes the following:
- the LOC117854749 gene encoding fasciclin-like arabinogalactan protein 11, with the protein product MARRIAVAAAAFLALAVVPAALAQAPGPAAAPSGPPNVTAILEKGGQYTTFMRLMKETQQDTQLNSQLNSSFGNGGSGYTVFAPTDNAFNNLKPGTLNSLTQQQQVSLVQGHVLPQFYSMDSFQTASNPVRTQASGRDGPYTLNITSDTNNQVNVSSGVVDVRISNALYSNKPLAVYSVDKVLLPMELFGAKAPAAAPTASEGKPKKGGSSDAASGPAGSDDSAPTGAASARAVGWSVAGLAAVLGYLL